Proteins from one Xenopus tropicalis strain Nigerian chromosome 1, UCB_Xtro_10.0, whole genome shotgun sequence genomic window:
- the LOC101730379 gene encoding interleukin-8, whose amino-acid sequence MSAKIIVTCLALCLLYSTLTQGMTLSGTGLLNCKCLNTIRQFIHPRYRQQEVINYDCENVEVIITLTTGISVCVDPSQPWVQRIINKKISEREQK is encoded by the exons atgagTGCTAAAATCATTGTTACTTGTCTTGCTTTGTGCCTGCTTTATTCCACTCTTACTCAAG GCATGACACTGTCAGGAACAGGGCTGTTAAACTGTAAGTGTCTGAACACTATCCGCCAATTCATCCATCCTCGATATCGTCAACAGGAGGTTATTAATTATGACTGTGAAAATGTAGAGGTTAT AATCACTCTTACAACAGGGATAAGTGTGTGTGTGGATCCCTCTCAACCATGGGTACAAAGGATTATCAATAAGAAAATATCAGAAAG ggaacaaaaataa